A window of Actinomadura viridis genomic DNA:
GGCGCGACCGGCCGCCGCCACCCGGTGTACGCGGGCCGGGTCCTCGGGGGCGGTTCGGCCACCAACAACGTGGTCGCCCTGCGCGGCCACCCGGACGACTTCGCCGGGTGGGAACGCGGCGGGCTGCCCGGCTGGTCGTTCCCGGACGTCCTCCCGGCGTACCGGCGGCTGGAACGCGACCTGGACTTCGCCGGGTACGACTGGCACGGCGCGGACGGCCCGATGCCGGTGCGGCGGCCGGGCGCCGCCGAGCCGGCCCCCGAGCACCGCGCGTTCCTGGAGTCCTGCGCCGAGCTGGGCCACCCGCTGATCGACGACCACAACGCGCCCGGGGCGGCGGGCGCGGGGCCGCTGCCGCAGAACGAGGTGGGGCGGGTCCGGCAGACCACCGCCCTCACCTACCTCGCCGCCGCCAGGGACCGGCCCAACCTGCGCATCCTCCCTGACACCACGGCCGAGCGGATCCTGATCGAGGACGGGCGGGCCCGCGGGGTGCTCCTCGCGGGCGCCGCCGAGCCCGTCCTCGCCGGACGGGTCGTGCTGTGCGCGGGCGCCTACGGCACCCCCGCGCTGCTCATGCGTTCCGGTGTCGGCCCGGCCGCGCACCTGGAGCGGGCGGGCGTGCCGGTGGCATGTGACCTGCCCGGTGTGGGGGAGGGGCTGCAGGACCACCCGCTGGTGCCGTTGCGGTTCGCGGTGCCCGGCACGGCGCGTCCCGCGATGGGCCAGACCCTGCTGACGCTGCGCAGCGACGCCGGGGACGGGGCGCCGGACCTCCAGATCATGCCCGCCGGGCCGGTGCCCACCCCCGACGGGACGGTGTTCCTGCTGTTCGTGGCGCTGCTGGAGCCGCGCTCGCGGGGACGGGTGCGCTTGCGTCCGGCGGACCCGGGCGGGCCGCCGGACATCGACGTCGGCGTGCTGCGCGACCCGGCGGACCTCTCCCGGATCATCACCGGGATCCGGCACGCCCGGAGGCTGGCCGCCGCCGGGCCGCTCGCCCGCCGCCTGGACGGGGAACTGTGGCCCGGTCCCGCGGTGGAGTCGGACACCGGCCTGGCCGAGGCCGTGCGCGAGCAGCTGACGCTGTACCACCACCCGGTGGGGACGTGCCGGATGGGGACGTCCGCGGACCCGGGCGCGGTGGTGGACGGCGCCGGGCGGGTCCACGGCGTGGCGGGGCTGCTGGTCGCCGACGCGTCGGTGATGCCGGCCATCCCGCGCGCCAACACCCACCTGACCGTCCTGATGATCGCCGAGCGGATCGCCGGGAACCTGGAGGAGGGGGCCGGTCTCACCGGCGGGCCGTGACGCCGGGCTCGGCCGTGACGCCGGGCTCGGCCGTGACGCCGGGCTCGGCCGTGACGTCCGGCCCGGCGGCGACCGCCAGCGCGGTCAGGATGAGGCCGTCCCGGACGAGCCAGCGGCCGGTGAGCCGGGTGAACGGCGGCGCCGGCGGGGGCGGCACCAGCCCGGCGGCGAACCCGTTCCCGGCCGGATCGAACTCCACCGTCACGTGCCGGAAGCCCAGCGGCCGGCGGGTCAGCGGGAACCACACCTTGTACACCGACTCCTTCGCGCTGAACAGCAGCCGGCCCCAGTGCGTGCGCGGCAGCGCCGCCGCCAGGCCGGCGAGCGCGGCGCGTTCGGCGTCCCCGGTGATCGCGCGGAGCACGCGCCCGGGCAGGGGCTCGTGCGGCTCGGCGTCGATGCCGAGGGCGCGGACGTCGGTTCCGCGCGCGACGGCCGCGGCCCGGTAACCGGCGCAGTGGGTCATGCTCCCCACCACGCCCGCGGGCCAGCGCGGGGCGCCGCGCTCGCCCGGCGGGACGGGACCGGCGGGCAGGCCCAGCCCGCCCAGCGCCCGGCGCGCGCAGGCCCGCGTGGTGGCGAACTCGCGCCGCCGCGCGGGCGGGGCCGCCGCCACGGCCGCCCGTTCCGCCGGGTACGGCTCGGCGCCGGCCAGGTCGCCGAAGCTCTCCGCGCTCACCACCGGCCCCGGCAGGATCTCCTCGATCATCCGGTCCGGGCCAGGAGCGGCGCGGCGGCGCCGGGACGGGCCGCGCGGGCCTGGACGCCGCGCAGGCAGGCCAGGAGCGTCCGCGCCTCGACGTTGACGTAGTGGCTGTGCCGGATCAGCGCGGCCAGCTCCCGGACCGGCGTCCAGCGGTGGTGCGGCGCCGCCGCGGGCGGGCGCCGCGGGTCGGTCTCGACGATCAGGTACCGGTTGCGGGCGTGGTAGAACCGGCCGCCCTCCTCCGACAGCACCGACTCGAACAGGACCCGTTCGGGCGGGGCCGCCAGCACCTCGTCGAGGTAGGGCGGGCGCGCGGCGCCCGGCAGGATCCCGTAGTTGGGGGGCGTGCACTGCACGGTGGGGGCGAGTTCCACCACGTCGGCGTAGCCGGGCTCGGCGCGGGCGTGGACCAGCACCTCCGGCCCGGCCGCGCCGCGCCTCAGGAGGAAGGCCGAGACCCCCTGCCCGCGCGGCTCGATCATCGGCTGGGTCCAGCTGGACACCTCCCGGTCCCGGGCCCGCACGTCCACCGCGATCACGTCGAAGAACCGGCCGCTGTCGTGCCGGATCCGCTCGCTGGTCCGCCGCCAGCGCTCCACCTGCCGCAGCGGCACCGCCTCGGTGCCGACCTCGCGCAGCGTGCGCTCGTCGGTGATCCAGCTCAGCGTGTCCGCGCCGGGGTCGCAGGCGTTCACCGGCAGGCACGCCAGCACGCTGCGCGCGTCCATGTTGACCAGGTCGTCCACGGCCAGCAGCTCGTACAGCTCGCCGAGCGTCAGCCAGCGGAAGCCGGGGCGCACCGGGACGTCCCCGGTCACCTCGGTGATCATGTTGCGGTTGCGCTTGCGGTAGAACCAGCAGCCCTGCTCCGACTGGCGGACGTCGGCCAGCACGCGGTGCCGCCGAGGCCGCTGGAAGTACTCCAGGTAGGGCACCGGGCGCCCGCCGTGGCGGCGGGTGTAGTTGCTGCGGGTGGCCTGCACGGTGGGGGACAGCTGCGCGCCGCCGTGGTTGCCCGGCTCGGTCTTGGCCTGCATCAGGAAGTGCAGGACGCCGTCGAACTCCTTGGCCAGGATGCCCAGGATGCCGATCTCCGGCTGGCGGATGATCGGCTGGGACCACTCCTCGACCGGGGCGCCGGGCATCCGCACCCGCAGGCCCTCGACCGAGAAGAACGCGCCGCTGTCGTGGCGCAGGTCGCCGGAGTCGGGGTCGAACCGCCAGCCGCGCAGCCGGTCGAACGGGATGCGTTCCGCGCGCAGCCCGCCGCCGGCGGCGTGCCCGGCGAACCAGGCGCGGAACCCGTCCAGCCCGGCCCGGTCCACGGTCCGCTCGGACCGGGCGACGCGCTCGTCGAGGTCGTTCATGCCGCCCACGCCTCCGGTGCCGGGCCGCCGCGCCCGACCGGCGGGAAGAGCTCCTCCAGCCGGTCCAGGACGTCGCCGGGCAGGTCGAGGTCCAGGGCGCGCAGCGCCCCCTCCAGGTGCTCCAGGCTGCGCGGCCCGATGACCGGCGCGGTGACGCCCGGCCGGTGCGCGACCCAGGACAGGGCCACCTCCGCCGGCGGCAGGCCCGCGCCGGCGCACAGCTTCTCGAAGGCCAGGACCTCCTCGCGGCGGTCGGCGAGGGCGACCTGCGCGCGGCCCTGCGCCGACTTGACCGCGGTGCCGCGTTCGAGCTTGTCCAGGGCCCCGCCGAGCAGGCCCCCGTGCAGCGGCGACCACGGCAGCACGGCCACGCCGTACGCCTGGGCCGCCGGGATCACCTCCAGCTCGGCCTGCCGGGTGGCGAGGTTGTAGGCGCACTGCTCGGAGACGACGCCGAGCAGTCCCCGGCGCGCGGCGGCCTCCTGCGCGGCGGCCAGGTGCCAGCCGGCGAAGTTGGAGGAGCCGACGTAACGGACCTTGCCCTGCGTCGTGAGCGTCTCCATCGCCTGCCACACCTCCTCCATCGGCGCGTGCCGGTCGAAGCGGTGCATCTGGAACAGGTCGATCCAGTCGGTCCGGAGGCGCCGCAGCGACGCCTCGCAGGAGTCGATGATGTGGCGGGCGGACAGGCCCTGGTCGTTGGGCCGGTCGCTCATCGGGTTGAACACCTTGGTGGCCAGCACGATCCGCTCCCGCCGCCCGCCGCCCTGGGAGAGCCACTCGCCGATCAGCTCCTCGGTGAACCCGCGGTGCACCTGCCAGCCGTAGTGGTTGGCGGTGTCCAGGACGTTGACGCCGTGGTCCAGCGCGGCGTCCATGATCGCGAAGCTGTCGTCCCGGGTGGCCCTGACGCCCAGGTTCAGGGTGCCCAGGCACAGCCGGCTCACCCGGAGCGCCGTGCGGCCCAGATACGTGTACTGCATGAGGGGGCTCCCGTTCGTCCGCGCGTGCGCGGCGATGCTCGCGGCCGGTCAGCCCAGCGGGGCGAACAGCTCGACGTGGTTGCCGTCGGGGTCGAGGACGATCGCGTACCGCTGCTGCCACACCGCGTCCCAGGGCTCCTTCAGGCCCTGGTGGCCGAGCCCGGTGAGCCGGGCGTACGCGGCGTCGACGCCGGCGGGGTCGGGGCAGGCGAAGGCGATCGCGATGCGGTGCCCGCCGGTCGGCTCGCGCCAGTCGGGCTGGAAGGAGCGGACGGTGTCGGCGCTGTCCCAGATCAGGTGGATCCCGCCGGGCAGCGTGACCTGGACGTGCGGCTCCTTGTCGGCCTCGGCCGGGATGTCGAGGCCGGCGTGCCGGTAGAACTCCAGCGAGCGCGGGATGTCCTCGACGACCAGGCCGAAGCCGTAGATCTTGGCGTCCATCATCCGATCCCCTTAACTGTAGTTTATCTCTCCGGGCCGTTTTGTTGACGCTAGTCAACACTAGCACCTACCCTCCTTGACATGAAGGCGCTCGTACTCGCAGGAGGCGCGGGAACGCGGCTTCGACCGTTCACGCACACGTCGGCCAAGCAGCTGATGCCGATCGCGAACCGGCCCGTGCTCTTCTACGGGCTGGACGCCATCCGGGCGGCCGGGATCACCGAGGCCGGCATCGTCGTCGGGGACACCGCCGCGGAGATCCGCGCGGCGGTCGGCGACGGCTCCCGCTTCGGCCTGGCCGTCACCTACCTGCCGCAGGAGGCGCCGCTCGGCCTGGCGCACGCGGTCCGCGTCGCCCGGGACTACCTCGGCGGCGACGACTTCCTCATGTACCTGGGCGACAACTTCTTCGGCGACGGCATCGGCGCCGTGGCGGACCGGTTCCGCCGCGAGCGGCCGGGCGCCGAGCTGCTGCTGGCCAAGGTCCCCGACCCCCGCGCCTACGGCGTGGCCGAACTCGACCCGGACGGCGCCGTCCGCCGCCTCGCCGAGAAGCCCCGGCGCCCGCGCAGCGACCTGGCCGTGACGGGCGTCTACGCCTTCACCCCGGACGTGCACGAGCAGGTGGACCGGCTGCGCCCGTCCCGGCGGGGCGAACTGGAGATCACCGACGCGATCCAGGGGCTGATCGACTCCGGCCGCCGGGTCACCGCCACCCGGACCGGAGGCGACTGGAAGGACATCGGCTCGGCCGCCGGCCTGCTGGAGGCCAACCGCGCCGTCCTGGACCGGCTGGCCGCGGACCCCGCGCGCGACCACCGGATCGACGGCGCCGGCGGCGTCTCCGGGCCGGTGGTCGCCGAACCCGGCGCGTGGCTGGAGGGCTCCCGCGTGACCGGCCCGGCCGTCATCGGGGCGGGCGCCCGGATCATCGGCTCCGTCATCGGCCCCCACACCTCGATCGGCGCCGGGTGCCGCGTCGAGCACAGCGAGATCGAAGACTCCGTCCTGCTCCCCGGCGCGACCGTGCGCGGTGCCGGCCCGGTGCGGGGCTCGCTCCTCGGCCACGCGTCCGAGGTGGCGGCCACCGCGCCCGCCCGCCGCTGCCAGCGGCTCGTCCTGGGCGACCACAGCAAGGTGCTGATCGACCCATGAGAGTTCTCGTCACCGGCGGCGCCGGCTTCATCGGCTCCCACTTCGTCCAGTCCCTGCTCGGCGGCGACGGCCCCGGGCCGCGGCCCACCGCGGTCACCGTCCTCGACAAGCTCACCTACGCGGGCAACCGGGCCAACCTCGCCGAGGTCGCCGGGGACCCGCGGCTGCGCTGCGTGTGGGGCGACATCCGCGACGCCGCGCTGCTCGACCGCGTGGTGCCCGGCCACGACCTGGTGGTCAACCTCGCCGCCGAGACCCACGTCGACCGGTCGATCTCGGGGCCGGACGCCTTCGTCCAGACCAACGTCCTCGGCACGCACACCCTGATGCGGGCGTGCCTGGCGGCCCGTACCCCGCGCGTGGTGCACGTCTCCACCGACGAGGTGTACGGCAGCATCGCCACCGGCGCCTGGACCGAGGACGCGCCGCTGGATCCCAGCTCCCCGTACGCCGCGGCCAAGGCCGCCGGGGACCTGATCGCCCGCTCCTACGCCCGTACCGAGGGCCTGCCCGTGATCATCTCCCGGTGCGGCAACAACTACGGCCCGCGGCAGTACCCCGAGAAGATCATCCCGCTGTTCGTCACCCGGCTGCTCGACGGCCTGCCCGTGCCCCTGTACGGCGACGGCGGCAACGTCCGGGAGTGGATCCACGTCCGCGACCACTGCCGCGCCGTCCGGACCATCGCCGCCGCGGGGGAGCCCGGCGAGGTCTACCACGTCGGCGGCGGCCGGGAGCTGACCAACAGGGAGCTGACCGACCGGCTGCTGCGCGCCTGCGGGGCGGGCGCGGACATGGTCCGGCACGTCACCGACCGCAAGGGCCACGACCGGCGGTACCGGCTCGACGGGTCCCGGCTGTGGGCCCTCGGGTTCACCCCGGCGGTGCCGTTCGAGGAGGGCCTCGCCGGCACCGTCCGCTGGTTCGCCCGCAACCGCGGCTGGTGGGAGCCGCTCGTGGAGCGGGCGGCTCCGCGCCGGGAGGAGGCGGCACGATGAACGGAACCCCGGACGGCGCTCGGGACCTCGGCGCTCAGGACCTCGGGACGCCGGACCTCGGGACGCTGACGGCGGAGGTCGAGCGGATCGTCACCGGCGGCGAGCCGATCGACCCGCGGCGCCCGATCGGCGAGCAGGCCGCCGCCGACTCGGCGCGGATGGTCGAGCTGGCGATCGTCCTGGAGGACGAGCTGGGCGCCGAGCTGCCCGACGACGCCGACCTCCGCACGCTCTCGGTGGCCGACCTCCTGGCCCTCCTCCCCTGAGGAGAGCCTCCCCTGAGGAGAGCCTCCCCTGGGAAGAGCCCCCTGAGGGAGGTCACACCCGCAGCTCGTCGCGGACCGTGAACACCGGCGGCGTCCACGGGAATCCCTCGGGTTCGACCAGCCGTACCGCGAACTCTCCCCGTGCCGCCGCCTTCCAGGTGAGGGCCGCGCCGTCCGGAACGTCACGCGGCCACAGCACCGTGACGGCCGCGTCCACCGGCTCGGCCGGCGGATCCGCCAGTTCCCCGGACGGGCAGAGGAGCACGCGCCCCGGCCTCCGCACGGCCCCGGCCGCCAGGTCCGGGACGGCCCGCGCGGCGTCCGCCAGCCCGGCCAGGACGTACGGCCGGTCCGCGGGCCAGTCCGCCAGGAGGCCCTCCAGCGCGGCCCGCGCCGCCGCCGGGTCGCCGTCCCAGTACAGCGGCCGCACGTCGATCTCGGGTGCCAGCCGCGTCCGCCAGCCGTCACCGGACGTCTCCTCGCCGTGCACCAGGGGGAGCCGGATCGCGCTCACGTGTCCGCCTTTCGTTCGTCGAGGCGGAAGAACCGCCGGTACAGGTCGAGCTGGTGGTCGAGCATGTGGCCGCCGTGGTGGACGGGGTGGCCCGCCGCCGCTGCCGCCGCGAGCAGCGAAGTGCGGCGCGGGCGCATGATGACGTCGGCCACCACGGTGCCGGGGCGCAGCGATCCGGGCCGCAGGGGCAGCGGGTCGTCCGGACGCATTCCCAGCGGCGTGGCGTTGACCGCGATGTCGGCGTCCACGTGCCCGCCGCCCGGGCGTTCGCCGACCACGTGCCCGCCGTCCGGGGCGGCCTCGATCCGGTCCGGCCAGACCGCCCGCAGCCGCTCCACCAGTTCCGCGCGCCGCCCGACGTCCACGTCGCGGACGGTCAGCCGCGCCGCGCCCGCCTCCAGCAGCGCGACCGCGACCGCCCGTCCCGCGCCGCCCGCGCCCACCAGCAGGACACGCCGCCCGGCCGGGTCGTGCCCCGCGGCGGACAGCCCGCGGACGAACCCGGCCCCGTCGAAGTTGTCACCCCGCCACCGCCCGTCCGGTTCGCGCCGCAGGGCGTTCACGCAGCCGGCCAGCCGCGCCGCCGGGGACAGCTCGTCCGCGTACGCGCAGATGGCGATCTTGTGCGGGACGGTGACCAGCATGCCGTCGAGGTTGCCCAGCGCCCGCAGCCCCCGCACGATCGTGCCGAGCCGCCCGGCGGGCGCGTGCACCGGCACCAGGACCGCGTCCACCCCGAGCCGGGCGAGCAGCGGGTTGACCAGGGACGGCGCCCGGACCTGCGCGACCGGGTCGCCCAGCACCACCAGCAGCCGGGTGGTCCCGGTGATGTGCGGAGTCACCAGTGGAGTCACCATAGGTGTCCGGCCGGGTCGGCGGGGGGCGGCCGGTCTGCCCAACGGACGACGTGACCGTTGTCCCCCGCCCGGCGCCGATCACACCCCGGCGGGCGCGGACCTGTGGATCAGTCGGGAACGGGGTGACAACAGGGCGGATCGGCTGCGAGGCTTTCCCCGCACCCGGGCCGTCTCCGTGCCGGCCGGGGTGGCTTCGGGCAGGTGCTCTCGGGGAGCGGCACGGCACAAGGGGACAGCGAGGAGGCGACGGCAGTGACCGTCTCGATGGTGAAGGGCCAGCGGATCTCGCTGGAGAAGCCCGGCGGCGCGCTGACCATGGTCCGGATGGGCCTGGGCTGGGACGCGGTCAAGAAGAAGGGCTTCTTCGGCTCCCGCGAGCGGGAGATCGATCTGGACGCCTCCTGCGTGCTCTTCGCCGACCGCAGCATCGCCGACGTGGTCTACTTCGGCAAGCTGGTCAGCGACGACGGCTCGGTGCGGCACACCGGCGACAACCTGACCGGGGCCGGCGACGGCGACGACGAGTCGGTGATGGTCGACCTGGGCCGGCTGCCGGTGCACGTCACCTCGCTGGTGTTCACCGTCAGCTCCTTCAACGGGCAGACCTTCAACGAGGTGGACAACGCCTTCTGCCGCCTGGTCAACGAGATGGACGGCGGCGAGCTGGCCCGGTACACGCTGACCGGCGGCGGCACCCACACCGCCATGGTGATGGCCCGGATCTACCGGCACGGCGACGGCTGGAAGATGAACGCGATCGGCGAGCCGTGCCACGGCCGCACCTTCCAGGACATGCTTCCCGTGATCGCCTCGCACGCCTGACCACGATGGCCGAACTCTCGAGCGGGGCCAACACCCCGCTGCCCGCCCGCCGGGTGACCGCCACGGTGTCCTGCATCGTGCCCGTGGACGTCAGCGCCCTGCTGGTGGGCCCGGACATGCGGGTGCGCTCCGACGCCGACCTGGTGTTCTTCAACGCCCCCGAGGCGCCCGGCGTGCGCTGGGTCGACGGCGGGGGCCGCCAGCGCGTGGAACTCGACCTCGACGCGATCCCGGCCGGCGTGCAGGCGGTCCTGATCGCGGTCAGCCTGACCCGGGCGGTCTCGTTCGGGTCGATGCCGCCGCCACAGGTCCAGCTCACCGCGGCCAACGGCGATTCGATGGCCCTGTTCACCGTCGTGGGACTCGGCCCGGAGAAGGCGATCATCGGGCTGGAGATCTACCGCCGGGCGGACAAGTGGAAGGTGCGCGCCCTCGGGCAGGGGTACGCCGGCGGGCTGGCCGAGCTGGTCGAGGCGCACGGCGTCGAGGTCGACGACCCGGGCGGCCCGGAGACCGGCATGATCGCCCCGCCGCCCGGCCCCGCCGTCGGGGCGCCGCCCGGACGGACGGCCCCTCCGCAGGGGACGCCCGTCCCTCCCGTGCCGCAGGCGCCGTCCGGGACGGAGGTCGGCTACCTCGAACGGTGCTGGCTGGTCTGGGAGGACGCCAGCCGCTCGCTGGCCGCCTTCCGCTCCTCCACCGAGCACGCGCTGACCCTCCGCAACGAGGAGATCGCCGGACGGGCGCCGCGCGGGCGGTTCGAGCAGCTCATGGCGGCGGCCGGCGAGCGGCTGCGGGCCGACGCCGGGCAGCTGCGCGACGAGCTGGCCCGGGTGGAACCGATGGTCACCGCGGAGGCGGCGCCGTTCGACGCGCCCTCCTGGCTGACCTGGCAGCCCCGCGCCGATCTGGCCGAGGGGGTGCTGCTGGGCCGGCTGTCCACCGCCGAGCTGCCCGACCTGCGGGTGCCGCTCGTCCTGCGGGTGCCCTGGCGGCGCAGCATGTGGATCTCGCGGGGCACGATGCCCGGCGACTCGGCCGCCTACGCCTGGTCGCTGGCGACCCGGTTCCTCGCCGCCCTGCCGCCGGGGGTGGCCGGGCTGGAGGTGGTCGACGCGGCGGGCCTGTCGGGCGCCGGCTGGCTGCACGGGTTCGACCCGGTCACCAGCGCCCGGCTGCTGGGCGGCGGGGTGGCCACCGGGCCGGCGGCGGCCGAAAGGCTCCGGCGCCTGCTCGACCTGGTGGACCTGCGCCGGATCGGCGGCCAGGAGGGCGACCCGTCCTCCGGGCCGGCCGGAGGCCCCCCGGTGCGGCTGGTGATGATCCTCGACGCGGGCGCCGCGCTCCAGGGGGAGGAGGCGGACCGGCTCCTGCGCCTGGTCGAGGACGGGCCGCTGGTCGGGGTCCCGGTGCTGCTGGTGGAGACCGACACCCCGGCACCCGAGTCCGTACGCGCCATGCGGGTCCGGCAGTCCTGCAACAACCTTCCCTCCAGCGAGGGCGCCATCGCCGACTCGTGGGTGGGCGCCGACTGGACCCTCACCCCGGACGTCCTCCCCGACGGCGCCGCCGCCGGTACGCGCGCTCCGGCGCTGTTCGCCCACGTGCTCGGCGTCCACTCCCGCGCCATCGCCAGCTACGACTGACCGCGCACGACGGCCTCACACGACCCGGGCGCGGCGCCGCG
This region includes:
- the rfbB gene encoding dTDP-glucose 4,6-dehydratase, which gives rise to MRVLVTGGAGFIGSHFVQSLLGGDGPGPRPTAVTVLDKLTYAGNRANLAEVAGDPRLRCVWGDIRDAALLDRVVPGHDLVVNLAAETHVDRSISGPDAFVQTNVLGTHTLMRACLAARTPRVVHVSTDEVYGSIATGAWTEDAPLDPSSPYAAAKAAGDLIARSYARTEGLPVIISRCGNNYGPRQYPEKIIPLFVTRLLDGLPVPLYGDGGNVREWIHVRDHCRAVRTIAAAGEPGEVYHVGGGRELTNRELTDRLLRACGAGADMVRHVTDRKGHDRRYRLDGSRLWALGFTPAVPFEEGLAGTVRWFARNRGWWEPLVERAAPRREEAAR
- a CDS encoding shikimate dehydrogenase, translating into MTPHITGTTRLLVVLGDPVAQVRAPSLVNPLLARLGVDAVLVPVHAPAGRLGTIVRGLRALGNLDGMLVTVPHKIAICAYADELSPAARLAGCVNALRREPDGRWRGDNFDGAGFVRGLSAAGHDPAGRRVLLVGAGGAGRAVAVALLEAGAARLTVRDVDVGRRAELVERLRAVWPDRIEAAPDGGHVVGERPGGGHVDADIAVNATPLGMRPDDPLPLRPGSLRPGTVVADVIMRPRRTSLLAAAAAAGHPVHHGGHMLDHQLDLYRRFFRLDERKADT
- a CDS encoding NDP-hexose 2,3-dehydratase family protein, whose amino-acid sequence is MNDLDERVARSERTVDRAGLDGFRAWFAGHAAGGGLRAERIPFDRLRGWRFDPDSGDLRHDSGAFFSVEGLRVRMPGAPVEEWSQPIIRQPEIGILGILAKEFDGVLHFLMQAKTEPGNHGGAQLSPTVQATRSNYTRRHGGRPVPYLEYFQRPRRHRVLADVRQSEQGCWFYRKRNRNMITEVTGDVPVRPGFRWLTLGELYELLAVDDLVNMDARSVLACLPVNACDPGADTLSWITDERTLREVGTEAVPLRQVERWRRTSERIRHDSGRFFDVIAVDVRARDREVSSWTQPMIEPRGQGVSAFLLRRGAAGPEVLVHARAEPGYADVVELAPTVQCTPPNYGILPGAARPPYLDEVLAAPPERVLFESVLSEEGGRFYHARNRYLIVETDPRRPPAAAPHHRWTPVRELAALIRHSHYVNVEARTLLACLRGVQARAARPGAAAPLLARTG
- a CDS encoding GMC family oxidoreductase, with the translated sequence MTASAGTGPRARYDTVVVGGGSAGAVLAARLSRDPGRTVLLLEAGPDFGADPAAWPPEITDAGEASATGYDWGLEGELGATGRRHPVYAGRVLGGGSATNNVVALRGHPDDFAGWERGGLPGWSFPDVLPAYRRLERDLDFAGYDWHGADGPMPVRRPGAAEPAPEHRAFLESCAELGHPLIDDHNAPGAAGAGPLPQNEVGRVRQTTALTYLAAARDRPNLRILPDTTAERILIEDGRARGVLLAGAAEPVLAGRVVLCAGAYGTPALLMRSGVGPAAHLERAGVPVACDLPGVGEGLQDHPLVPLRFAVPGTARPAMGQTLLTLRSDAGDGAPDLQIMPAGPVPTPDGTVFLLFVALLEPRSRGRVRLRPADPGGPPDIDVGVLRDPADLSRIITGIRHARRLAAAGPLARRLDGELWPGPAVESDTGLAEAVREQLTLYHHPVGTCRMGTSADPGAVVDGAGRVHGVAGLLVADASVMPAIPRANTHLTVLMIAERIAGNLEEGAGLTGGP
- a CDS encoding TerD family protein yields the protein MAELSSGANTPLPARRVTATVSCIVPVDVSALLVGPDMRVRSDADLVFFNAPEAPGVRWVDGGGRQRVELDLDAIPAGVQAVLIAVSLTRAVSFGSMPPPQVQLTAANGDSMALFTVVGLGPEKAIIGLEIYRRADKWKVRALGQGYAGGLAELVEAHGVEVDDPGGPETGMIAPPPGPAVGAPPGRTAPPQGTPVPPVPQAPSGTEVGYLERCWLVWEDASRSLAAFRSSTEHALTLRNEEIAGRAPRGRFEQLMAAAGERLRADAGQLRDELARVEPMVTAEAAPFDAPSWLTWQPRADLAEGVLLGRLSTAELPDLRVPLVLRVPWRRSMWISRGTMPGDSAAYAWSLATRFLAALPPGVAGLEVVDAAGLSGAGWLHGFDPVTSARLLGGGVATGPAAAERLRRLLDLVDLRRIGGQEGDPSSGPAGGPPVRLVMILDAGAALQGEEADRLLRLVEDGPLVGVPVLLVETDTPAPESVRAMRVRQSCNNLPSSEGAIADSWVGADWTLTPDVLPDGAAAGTRAPALFAHVLGVHSRAIASYD
- a CDS encoding TerD family protein, with amino-acid sequence MTVSMVKGQRISLEKPGGALTMVRMGLGWDAVKKKGFFGSREREIDLDASCVLFADRSIADVVYFGKLVSDDGSVRHTGDNLTGAGDGDDESVMVDLGRLPVHVTSLVFTVSSFNGQTFNEVDNAFCRLVNEMDGGELARYTLTGGGTHTAMVMARIYRHGDGWKMNAIGEPCHGRTFQDMLPVIASHA
- a CDS encoding aldo/keto reductase; the encoded protein is MQYTYLGRTALRVSRLCLGTLNLGVRATRDDSFAIMDAALDHGVNVLDTANHYGWQVHRGFTEELIGEWLSQGGGRRERIVLATKVFNPMSDRPNDQGLSARHIIDSCEASLRRLRTDWIDLFQMHRFDRHAPMEEVWQAMETLTTQGKVRYVGSSNFAGWHLAAAQEAAARRGLLGVVSEQCAYNLATRQAELEVIPAAQAYGVAVLPWSPLHGGLLGGALDKLERGTAVKSAQGRAQVALADRREEVLAFEKLCAGAGLPPAEVALSWVAHRPGVTAPVIGPRSLEHLEGALRALDLDLPGDVLDRLEELFPPVGRGGPAPEAWAA
- a CDS encoding glucose-1-phosphate thymidylyltransferase; its protein translation is MKALVLAGGAGTRLRPFTHTSAKQLMPIANRPVLFYGLDAIRAAGITEAGIVVGDTAAEIRAAVGDGSRFGLAVTYLPQEAPLGLAHAVRVARDYLGGDDFLMYLGDNFFGDGIGAVADRFRRERPGAELLLAKVPDPRAYGVAELDPDGAVRRLAEKPRRPRSDLAVTGVYAFTPDVHEQVDRLRPSRRGELEITDAIQGLIDSGRRVTATRTGGDWKDIGSAAGLLEANRAVLDRLAADPARDHRIDGAGGVSGPVVAEPGAWLEGSRVTGPAVIGAGARIIGSVIGPHTSIGAGCRVEHSEIEDSVLLPGATVRGAGPVRGSLLGHASEVAATAPARRCQRLVLGDHSKVLIDP
- a CDS encoding VOC family protein; translated protein: MMDAKIYGFGLVVEDIPRSLEFYRHAGLDIPAEADKEPHVQVTLPGGIHLIWDSADTVRSFQPDWREPTGGHRIAIAFACPDPAGVDAAYARLTGLGHQGLKEPWDAVWQQRYAIVLDPDGNHVELFAPLG
- a CDS encoding 4'-phosphopantetheinyl transferase family protein — encoded protein: MIEEILPGPVVSAESFGDLAGAEPYPAERAAVAAAPPARRREFATTRACARRALGGLGLPAGPVPPGERGAPRWPAGVVGSMTHCAGYRAAAVARGTDVRALGIDAEPHEPLPGRVLRAITGDAERAALAGLAAALPRTHWGRLLFSAKESVYKVWFPLTRRPLGFRHVTVEFDPAGNGFAAGLVPPPPAPPFTRLTGRWLVRDGLILTALAVAAGPDVTAEPGVTAEPGVTAEPGVTARR